A genomic region of Lachnoclostridium edouardi contains the following coding sequences:
- a CDS encoding basic amino acid ABC transporter substrate-binding protein, with protein sequence MKKSLAILMAAMMAVTAAGCGSKQEETTAAQTTEAVETGDTTAAPEDAETEAEAEGEETAATGGVLTMGTNAEFPPYEYYEGGDIVGIDVEIMAAVAKEMGMELQVEDMAFDSIIPAISSGKVDVGAAGMTVTEERKASVDFTNTYAKASQMIIVKEGSEIAGPADLEGKVIGVQLGTTGDLYCTDLEETGSTIERYNKGFEAVQALLQDKIDAVVIDGEPAKVFVEQSEGLKILEEAFTEEEYAMAVKKGNTELVDNINAALEKLEADGTLDEIVGKYITAE encoded by the coding sequence ATGAAAAAATCATTGGCAATTCTTATGGCTGCTATGATGGCAGTAACAGCTGCCGGCTGCGGAAGCAAGCAGGAGGAGACAACAGCTGCACAGACTACAGAGGCTGTAGAGACAGGAGATACAACAGCGGCCCCAGAGGATGCAGAAACAGAAGCAGAGGCAGAAGGTGAAGAGACAGCTGCCACAGGCGGAGTTCTGACTATGGGTACAAACGCTGAGTTCCCGCCATATGAGTATTATGAAGGTGGAGATATTGTAGGTATTGACGTGGAAATTATGGCTGCAGTCGCAAAGGAAATGGGAATGGAATTACAGGTAGAGGATATGGCGTTTGATTCTATTATCCCTGCAATTTCCAGCGGTAAAGTAGACGTAGGCGCAGCAGGTATGACTGTAACAGAAGAAAGAAAGGCATCTGTAGATTTTACAAATACATATGCAAAGGCATCTCAGATGATTATTGTAAAAGAGGGCAGTGAAATTGCAGGACCTGCAGATCTGGAAGGCAAGGTAATCGGCGTTCAGTTAGGAACTACAGGAGATCTGTACTGCACAGACCTGGAAGAAACAGGTTCCACAATCGAGCGTTACAACAAGGGATTTGAGGCTGTTCAGGCTTTACTTCAGGACAAAATTGACGCAGTAGTAATCGACGGCGAGCCTGCAAAGGTATTTGTAGAGCAAAGCGAAGGCTTAAAGATTCTGGAAGAAGCATTTACAGAAGAAGAATATGCAATGGCAGTGAAAAAAGGCAATACAGAGCTGGTTGACAACATTAACGCTGCTCTTGAAAAATTAGAAGCAGACGGAACTTTAGATGAAATCGTAGGCAAGTACATTACTGCCGAATAA
- a CDS encoding DUF3842 family protein: MKLIVIDGQGGKMGKAIVEQLKKAHPELYIIALGTNSLATSSMLKAGADAGATGENPVIVNASNADLIIGPVGIVMADALLGEITPAMANAVSSSQALKILVPTNRCSHYIVGCKSQSLSEHIKEVIEQVENFCLHTCSRS; the protein is encoded by the coding sequence ATGAAATTAATTGTAATAGACGGACAAGGCGGAAAAATGGGGAAAGCGATTGTGGAGCAGTTAAAAAAAGCTCACCCGGAGCTTTATATCATTGCCCTGGGAACTAACAGCCTGGCTACATCTTCCATGTTAAAGGCCGGGGCGGACGCAGGTGCCACCGGGGAAAATCCGGTGATTGTCAATGCCTCTAATGCGGACCTGATTATCGGCCCTGTAGGCATAGTAATGGCCGACGCTCTCTTAGGGGAGATTACGCCGGCCATGGCCAATGCTGTCAGCAGCAGTCAGGCTTTAAAAATCCTGGTTCCCACTAACCGCTGCAGTCATTATATTGTAGGATGTAAATCCCAATCTCTTTCTGAACATATTAAAGAGGTGATTGAACAAGTAGAAAACTTTTGTCTACATACCTGCTCCAGGTCCTGA